The following coding sequences are from one Aeromicrobium duanguangcaii window:
- a CDS encoding flavodoxin domain-containing protein, producing the protein MDILVVHASKYGSARRYAEWIAEALDAPVAASDEVSPAQLAEHDLVVFCAAIYGPMLRDSGVLKDAMQIGGSTRWVLVTVGLSDPDLSTKRDELVAAKFEASLRDRLEVFHLRGAMDRDRLNMVERSMMSGVRKALTGKRARTPDDQAMLEVLSDPAVDLTDRAAIAPIVESCLR; encoded by the coding sequence GTGGACATCCTGGTGGTGCATGCCTCCAAGTACGGCTCCGCGCGCCGCTACGCCGAGTGGATCGCCGAGGCGCTGGACGCGCCCGTCGCGGCCTCCGACGAGGTCTCGCCCGCCCAGCTGGCCGAGCACGACCTCGTGGTCTTCTGTGCCGCGATCTACGGGCCGATGCTGCGTGACAGCGGCGTGCTCAAGGACGCGATGCAGATCGGCGGCTCGACCCGCTGGGTGCTCGTGACGGTGGGCCTGAGCGACCCGGACCTCTCCACGAAGCGCGACGAGCTGGTCGCCGCGAAGTTCGAGGCCTCGCTGCGGGACCGGCTCGAGGTCTTCCATCTGCGCGGCGCGATGGACCGCGACCGGCTCAACATGGTCGAGCGGTCGATGATGTCGGGCGTGCGCAAGGCGTTGACGGGGAAGCGTGCTCGCACGCCCGACGACCAGGCGATGTTGGAGGTCCTGAGCGACCCCGCGGTCGACCTCACGGACCGCGCAGCGATAGCGCCGATCGTGGAGTCGTGCCTACGCTGA
- a CDS encoding CE1759 family FMN reductase, with translation MTRIVALSAGVGEPSTTRLLADRLAAAAGTALGGASIEVVNLRELAHEITDAALTGFAAPRLQHVYDQVGEADALIIVVPTFKASYPGLFKSFVDALDNDALIGKVVLLAATGGTARHSMVIDFALRPLFAYLQSVVVPTGVFASPHDWGSAGEGTLQSRIERAAGEMASLLGGQGSGRSKDDGIDLFSETMLSISQPD, from the coding sequence ATGACCAGGATCGTCGCCCTGTCCGCGGGCGTCGGCGAGCCGTCGACCACGCGCCTGTTGGCCGACCGGCTCGCCGCGGCCGCCGGCACCGCGCTCGGTGGCGCGAGCATCGAGGTCGTCAACCTGCGCGAGCTCGCGCACGAGATCACCGACGCGGCCCTCACCGGGTTCGCCGCGCCTCGGCTGCAGCACGTCTACGACCAGGTCGGCGAGGCCGACGCGTTGATCATCGTCGTCCCGACGTTCAAGGCCTCGTACCCCGGCCTGTTCAAGTCGTTCGTCGACGCCCTCGACAACGACGCGCTGATCGGCAAGGTCGTGCTGCTCGCGGCGACGGGCGGCACGGCGCGTCACTCGATGGTGATCGACTTCGCGCTGCGTCCGCTGTTCGCGTACTTGCAGTCGGTCGTCGTGCCGACCGGGGTGTTCGCGAGCCCGCACGACTGGGGCTCCGCGGGCGAGGGCACGCTGCAGAGCCGGATCGAGCGCGCCGCCGGCGAGATGGCGAGCCTGCTCGGCGGTCAGGGATCGGGTCGGTCGAAGGACGACGGGATCGATCTCTTCAGCGAGACGATGCTCTCGATCAGCCAGCCCGACTGA
- a CDS encoding LLM class flavin-dependent oxidoreductase, with protein MQIGIFTVGDVTTDPTNGTTPSEHERIKNTVAIAKKAEEVGLDVFATGEHHNPPFVPSSPTTTLAYIGAQTERIILSTSTTLITTNDPVKIAEDYAALQHLVDGRMDLMLGRGNTAPVYPWFGKDISKAVELTIENYQLLRKLWSEPVVNWEGKFRTPLQGYTSTPAPLDGVAPFVWHGTIRTPEVAELAAFYGDGYFANNIFWPKEHYIRLINFYRQRYAHYGHGTAEQAIVGLGGQFFMRKNSQDAVNEFRPYFDNAPVYGHGPSMEDFTEQTPLTVGSPQQVLERTLAFADYFGDYQRQLFLVDHAGLPLKTVLEQLDLLGEILPTMRAEFDARRPTNVPDAPTHAARVAARDAALTEEVSV; from the coding sequence ATGCAGATCGGCATCTTCACCGTCGGCGACGTCACGACCGACCCCACCAACGGCACGACGCCGAGCGAGCACGAGCGCATCAAGAACACCGTCGCGATCGCGAAGAAGGCCGAGGAGGTGGGCCTGGACGTGTTCGCCACGGGCGAGCACCACAACCCGCCCTTCGTTCCCTCGAGCCCGACCACGACGCTCGCGTACATCGGCGCGCAGACCGAGCGCATCATCCTGTCGACCTCGACCACGCTCATCACCACGAACGACCCGGTGAAGATCGCCGAGGACTACGCCGCGCTGCAGCACCTCGTCGACGGCCGCATGGACCTCATGCTCGGCCGCGGCAACACCGCTCCGGTGTACCCGTGGTTCGGCAAGGACATCAGCAAGGCCGTCGAGCTGACGATCGAGAACTACCAGCTGCTGCGCAAGCTCTGGTCCGAGCCGGTCGTCAACTGGGAGGGCAAGTTCCGCACGCCGCTGCAGGGCTACACCTCGACGCCGGCGCCGCTCGACGGCGTCGCGCCGTTCGTGTGGCACGGCACGATCCGCACGCCCGAGGTGGCCGAGCTGGCCGCGTTCTACGGTGACGGCTACTTCGCCAACAACATCTTCTGGCCGAAGGAGCACTACATCCGGCTGATCAACTTCTACCGGCAGCGCTACGCCCACTACGGGCACGGCACTGCGGAGCAGGCGATCGTCGGTCTCGGCGGCCAGTTCTTCATGCGCAAGAACAGCCAGGACGCGGTCAACGAGTTCCGGCCGTACTTCGACAACGCGCCGGTCTACGGCCACGGTCCGAGCATGGAGGACTTCACCGAGCAGACGCCGCTCACGGTCGGCAGCCCGCAGCAGGTCCTGGAGCGCACGCTGGCGTTCGCGGACTACTTCGGCGACTACCAGCGCCAGCTGTTCCTCGTCGATCACGCGGGCCTGCCGCTCAAGACGGTCCTCGAGCAGCTCGACCTGCTCGGCGAGATCCTGCCCACCATGCGCGCCGAGTTCGATGCGCGGCGTCCGACGAACGTGCCGGACGCTCCCACCCACGCCGCGCGCGTTGCCGCGCGCGACGCCGCCCTGACCGAGGAGGTCTCGGTATGA
- a CDS encoding tRNA adenosine deaminase-associated protein, with translation MAEDDVDFVIAAYRDDGAWTVVELPARLGEDFEAFSDALNRFPSDVGVLGMASVNDDFFVIVRRSGDHVRALLSDATAAWDWSIAVDLAELVDAPDGDEEPVPVGDLEIVSDLGLASVELGLLCDDDDLFPDEALAYLADKLGFGDQFEAIVG, from the coding sequence GTGGCCGAGGACGATGTGGACTTCGTGATCGCCGCGTACCGCGACGACGGGGCGTGGACCGTGGTCGAACTCCCGGCCCGACTGGGCGAGGACTTCGAGGCCTTCTCCGACGCCCTCAACCGGTTCCCCTCCGACGTCGGCGTACTCGGCATGGCGTCGGTCAACGACGACTTCTTCGTGATCGTGCGCCGCAGCGGCGACCACGTGCGCGCCCTGCTCTCGGACGCCACCGCGGCGTGGGACTGGTCGATCGCCGTGGACCTGGCCGAGCTGGTCGACGCGCCCGACGGTGACGAGGAGCCCGTGCCCGTCGGCGATCTCGAGATCGTCAGCGACCTGGGCCTGGCGTCGGTCGAGCTGGGGCTGCTGTGCGACGACGACGACCTGTTCCCCGACGAGGCGCTCGCCTACCTGGCCGACAAGCTCGGCTTCGGCGACCAGTTCGAGGCGATCGTCGGGTGA
- a CDS encoding LLM class F420-dependent oxidoreductase, which yields MRFSVHVYNFTLPGEPDTLGPTLAETARTAEQIGADAVTLMDHWFQMENVGRSEDPMLEGYTSLGFLAGVTERVKLGLLVTGVTYRHPGLLAKTVTTLDVLSGGRAILGLGAAWYEREHHALGVPYPPLGERFERLEETLQIVHQMWSDDDGPYEGKHYQLAETICQPQPIQKPHPPIMIGGQGEKKTLRLVAQYGDACNLFPIGVDGIKHKLEVLERHCEDVGRDPAEIHRTMLPPGDPVADPDAFLSQMEQYAALGIETVSVQPEGPDPVRWVTEFGEKVAPRLAEIG from the coding sequence GTGCGATTCAGCGTTCACGTCTACAACTTCACCCTGCCCGGTGAGCCCGACACGCTCGGGCCCACCCTGGCCGAGACCGCTCGGACGGCCGAGCAGATCGGTGCCGACGCGGTCACCCTGATGGACCACTGGTTCCAGATGGAGAACGTCGGCCGATCCGAGGACCCGATGCTCGAGGGCTACACGTCGCTGGGCTTCCTGGCCGGCGTCACCGAGCGGGTCAAGCTCGGGCTGCTCGTCACCGGCGTCACCTACCGCCATCCCGGACTGCTGGCCAAGACGGTCACGACCCTCGATGTCCTGTCGGGCGGCCGGGCGATCCTGGGCCTCGGCGCCGCGTGGTACGAGCGCGAGCACCACGCGCTCGGCGTGCCGTACCCGCCGCTGGGCGAGCGCTTCGAGCGGCTCGAGGAGACGCTGCAGATCGTCCACCAGATGTGGAGCGACGACGACGGCCCGTACGAGGGCAAGCACTATCAGCTGGCCGAGACGATCTGCCAGCCTCAGCCGATCCAGAAGCCGCATCCGCCGATCATGATCGGCGGCCAGGGTGAGAAGAAGACGCTGCGCCTGGTCGCCCAGTACGGCGATGCGTGCAACCTCTTCCCGATCGGCGTCGACGGCATCAAGCACAAGCTCGAGGTGCTCGAACGCCACTGCGAGGACGTCGGTCGTGATCCCGCCGAGATCCACCGCACGATGCTGCCGCCGGGCGACCCCGTCGCCGATCCCGACGCCTTCCTGTCCCAGATGGAGCAGTACGCCGCCCTGGGCATCGAGACGGTCTCGGTCCAGCCCGAGGGCCCCGACCCGGTCCGCTGGGTCACCGAGTTCGGCGAGAAGGTCGCCCCGCGCCTGGCCGAGATCGGCTGA
- a CDS encoding YdcF family protein, which translates to MIWTLVALLVVATAVAAWREPRSLSVGVLALLAGGVAVVALAGLDGLIVVLVLALLALAMFAILGGLTMRRQPGRSRVGGVAVALGAVALGYCAALEWVRAEQAEDLAGWLLVLGTPAFYVASLFVAFVGYGAVYGRVVRRWVPPVDVVIVLGAGLHGDRVSQVLASRLDRALVALGRSRSRGRDTHVICSGGQGPDETVPEAVAMARYLLGRGVDDSLVWREDRSTSTDENLRFSAEIAAEHGIEHGRFAVVTNDFHAFRAAMLMRDVGLAGYGLGASTRPRLWAAAVLREFTAVLWEQRLLHALVAVVLTGAAVVTAAAP; encoded by the coding sequence GTGATCTGGACGCTCGTGGCGCTGCTCGTGGTGGCAACCGCGGTGGCGGCATGGCGTGAGCCGCGGAGCCTCTCGGTCGGCGTCCTCGCGCTGCTCGCCGGGGGCGTCGCGGTGGTGGCGCTCGCGGGTCTGGACGGCCTGATCGTGGTGCTCGTCCTCGCGCTCCTGGCCCTGGCGATGTTCGCGATCCTCGGCGGGTTGACGATGCGGCGCCAGCCGGGCCGTTCCCGCGTCGGAGGCGTCGCCGTCGCGCTCGGAGCCGTCGCGCTCGGCTACTGCGCGGCTCTCGAGTGGGTCCGGGCCGAACAGGCCGAGGACCTGGCCGGGTGGCTGCTCGTGCTGGGCACGCCGGCGTTCTACGTCGCCTCCCTGTTCGTGGCCTTCGTCGGCTACGGCGCCGTGTACGGCCGCGTCGTGCGCCGCTGGGTCCCGCCAGTCGACGTCGTCATCGTGTTGGGCGCAGGGCTGCACGGCGACCGGGTCAGCCAGGTGCTGGCGTCACGGCTCGATCGAGCGCTGGTCGCGCTGGGCCGCTCGCGGTCCCGAGGTCGCGACACCCACGTGATCTGCTCCGGGGGGCAGGGGCCGGACGAGACGGTGCCCGAGGCCGTGGCGATGGCTCGGTACCTGCTGGGTCGTGGTGTCGACGATTCGCTCGTCTGGCGCGAGGACCGGTCGACCTCGACGGACGAGAACCTGAGGTTCAGCGCCGAGATCGCCGCCGAGCACGGGATCGAGCACGGTCGGTTCGCCGTCGTGACGAACGACTTCCATGCCTTCCGGGCGGCCATGCTGATGCGCGACGTCGGGCTGGCCGGTTACGGCCTCGGCGCCTCGACCCGCCCGCGGCTGTGGGCGGCTGCGGTGCTGCGCGAGTTCACCGCCGTGCTCTGGGAGCAGCGGCTCCTCCACGCCCTCGTCGCCGTCGTGCTCACAGGTGCCGCGGTCGTGACGGCCGCGGCACCGTGA
- a CDS encoding potassium/proton antiporter, with protein sequence MSAHDLDVILLVGSGVLILAVLAVRLSVGVGLPSLLMYLALGILIGYDGAGVQFADANLALMLGLSALILILAEGGLTTNWSQMRPSLGLGVLLATLGTSLSVLMVAAGAHWIFGLEWELAVLIAAVLSPTDAAAVFSVLRSVPLKRRVSGVLEAESGLNDAPIVVLVTAISVGEISHYGPAGFFALVVFELVIGSLIGLLVGAGGAKLLRRAALPAAGLYPLVVFAMTVLAYALAATIHASGFAAVYVAAVVLGNTELPHRSATRSFVEGIGWLAQIGLFVMLGLLVHPSDIEAWHIGVGVGIGALLTFVARPASVAACAAWFRVGWREQLFISWAGLRGAVPIVLATIPLANGVSHSIDLFNTTFVAVVVYTIIQAGPLGWLARWCGVETDRGREVEIDAAPLERVSADLLQIHVPSASRLAGVEVGELRLPRGASVTMVVRDDSTLVPHRTTRILVGDDLLIVTTRDQREEVERRLRSVARHGRLAGWDLDPRTRRSD encoded by the coding sequence GTGAGCGCCCACGACCTCGACGTCATCCTGCTGGTGGGGTCCGGGGTCCTCATCCTCGCGGTGCTCGCCGTGCGCCTCTCGGTCGGCGTGGGCCTGCCGTCCCTGCTGATGTACCTGGCCCTGGGGATCCTCATCGGCTACGACGGGGCCGGCGTCCAGTTCGCCGACGCGAACCTCGCGCTCATGCTGGGCCTGTCGGCACTGATCCTGATCCTGGCCGAGGGCGGCCTGACCACGAACTGGTCCCAGATGCGACCATCCCTGGGGCTGGGCGTGCTGCTGGCCACCCTGGGCACCTCGCTCAGCGTCCTCATGGTGGCCGCCGGCGCGCACTGGATCTTCGGCCTCGAGTGGGAGCTGGCCGTCCTCATCGCGGCGGTCCTGTCCCCCACGGACGCCGCGGCGGTCTTCTCGGTGCTGCGCTCGGTACCGCTGAAGCGGCGGGTCTCGGGCGTTCTCGAGGCCGAGTCCGGACTCAACGACGCCCCGATCGTCGTCCTGGTCACGGCGATCAGCGTCGGAGAGATCAGCCACTACGGCCCGGCCGGCTTCTTCGCGCTCGTCGTCTTCGAGCTCGTCATCGGCTCGTTGATCGGCCTGCTGGTCGGTGCCGGGGGCGCCAAGCTGCTGCGCCGAGCCGCACTGCCCGCGGCCGGTCTCTATCCGCTCGTCGTGTTCGCCATGACCGTACTGGCCTACGCGCTGGCCGCGACGATCCACGCCAGCGGCTTCGCGGCCGTCTACGTCGCGGCCGTCGTGCTGGGCAACACGGAGCTGCCCCACCGCTCGGCCACGCGATCGTTCGTCGAGGGTATCGGCTGGCTGGCGCAGATCGGCCTGTTCGTCATGCTGGGCCTGCTCGTGCATCCCAGCGACATCGAGGCGTGGCACATCGGCGTGGGCGTCGGCATCGGTGCGCTGCTGACCTTCGTCGCCCGGCCAGCCTCGGTGGCGGCGTGCGCGGCGTGGTTCCGCGTCGGCTGGCGCGAGCAGCTCTTCATCAGCTGGGCCGGGCTCCGTGGGGCGGTCCCCATCGTGCTGGCGACGATCCCGCTGGCGAACGGCGTCTCGCACTCGATCGACCTGTTCAACACGACGTTCGTCGCGGTCGTCGTCTACACGATCATCCAGGCCGGGCCGCTGGGCTGGCTGGCCCGCTGGTGCGGAGTGGAGACCGACCGGGGACGCGAGGTCGAGATCGACGCCGCACCCCTCGAACGGGTCTCGGCCGACCTGCTGCAGATCCACGTGCCCTCGGCCTCGCGACTGGCCGGGGTCGAAGTGGGCGAGCTGCGGCTGCCTCGCGGAGCCTCGGTCACCATGGTGGTCCGCGACGACTCGACGCTGGTGCCGCACCGCACGACCCGCATCCTGGTCGGCGACGACCTGCTCATCGTCACCACGCGCGACCAGCGCGAGGAAGTCGAGCGACGACTGCGCTCGGTGGCCCGCCACGGCCGGCTAGCGGGGTGGGACCTCGATCCGCGGACCCGCCGGAGCGACTGA
- a CDS encoding type II toxin-antitoxin system VapB family antitoxin, which produces MTFRRVGDGRPYPDHGLTQQDWAAIAPTQVRLDDLTTTKKTLDLETLLDSDSTYFGDLFAHVVGWKGELFLEDGLHRALRAALQQRTMVHARVHTIGKNT; this is translated from the coding sequence GTGACCTTTCGCCGCGTGGGGGACGGGCGACCTTACCCCGATCATGGACTGACCCAGCAGGACTGGGCTGCCATCGCGCCCACCCAGGTTCGTCTCGACGACCTCACCACCACGAAGAAGACGCTCGACCTCGAGACCCTGCTCGACAGCGACTCGACCTACTTCGGTGATCTGTTCGCGCACGTCGTGGGCTGGAAGGGCGAGCTCTTCCTCGAGGACGGTCTGCACCGCGCGCTCCGGGCGGCGCTGCAGCAGCGCACCATGGTCCACGCTCGCGTCCACACGATCGGGAAGAACACGTGA
- the tadA gene encoding tRNA adenosine(34) deaminase TadA, whose product MQRALELAREAAAGGDVPVGAVVVHDGTIIGEGRNVRERDADPTGHAEVVALREAARHLGRWRLDGCTLVVSLEPCTMCAGALVAARVDRLVFGAWDDKAGAVGSLWDVVRDRRLNHRPEVLPEVLAPESSVLLRSFFGR is encoded by the coding sequence ATGCAGCGGGCGCTCGAGCTGGCCCGCGAAGCCGCGGCCGGCGGCGACGTCCCCGTGGGTGCGGTCGTGGTGCACGACGGCACGATCATCGGCGAGGGCCGCAACGTGCGCGAGCGCGACGCCGACCCCACCGGTCACGCCGAGGTCGTGGCGCTGCGCGAGGCCGCCCGCCACCTGGGCCGCTGGCGGCTCGACGGCTGCACGCTCGTCGTATCGCTCGAGCCGTGCACGATGTGCGCCGGCGCGCTCGTGGCCGCCCGGGTCGACCGCCTCGTGTTCGGCGCCTGGGACGACAAGGCCGGGGCCGTCGGGTCCCTCTGGGACGTCGTGCGCGACCGGCGCCTCAACCACCGCCCCGAGGTCCTGCCCGAGGTGCTCGCCCCCGAGTCCTCCGTGCTGCTCCGTTCGTTCTTCGGCCGCTGA
- the aroQ gene encoding type II 3-dehydroquinate dehydratase codes for MTTRRLLLVNGPNLNLLGTREPAVYGTETLDDVEALVTEAATARGYEIRAIQSNHEGVLIDAIHEARHDCTGIVINPGGLTHTSVVLRDALSGVALPVAEVHISDVMAREPFRHHSYVADVAVVHVVGRGVPGYREATERLIDHIDGR; via the coding sequence GTGACCACGCGCCGGCTGCTGCTCGTCAACGGGCCCAACCTGAACCTGCTGGGCACCCGTGAGCCGGCCGTCTACGGCACCGAGACGCTCGACGACGTCGAAGCGCTCGTCACCGAGGCCGCCACGGCACGCGGGTACGAGATCCGGGCGATCCAGAGCAACCACGAGGGCGTGCTGATCGACGCCATCCACGAGGCGCGCCACGACTGCACCGGGATCGTGATCAACCCCGGTGGGCTGACCCACACCTCCGTCGTCCTGCGCGACGCGCTGTCGGGCGTGGCCCTGCCGGTGGCCGAGGTCCACATCTCCGACGTCATGGCCCGCGAGCCCTTCCGGCACCACTCGTACGTGGCCGACGTCGCCGTCGTGCACGTCGTGGGCCGGGGCGTGCCGGGCTATCGCGAGGCCACCGAACGCCTCATCGACCACATCGACGGCCGTTAG
- a CDS encoding LytR C-terminal domain-containing protein: MNKAAQRLVVMAAAGIFVMGTMLGIKLSFASPESVADEPACEIKKVARGEVLSSNLVMVHVYNSSRRTGAANRVKINLERKGFLGGVAKNNPGKVRTKNVTVLTTDPDDPRVRLVAAQFEGKVERVPADFEMEDGISILIGPKYEGLKKDSNTKIKAGRDVSVCVPAITLP; encoded by the coding sequence GTGAACAAGGCCGCACAACGGCTGGTCGTCATGGCCGCCGCAGGGATCTTCGTCATGGGCACGATGCTGGGCATCAAGCTCTCGTTCGCCAGTCCCGAGTCCGTCGCCGACGAGCCCGCCTGCGAGATCAAGAAGGTCGCGCGAGGCGAGGTGCTCAGCAGCAACCTGGTGATGGTCCATGTGTACAACTCCAGCCGCCGCACCGGCGCGGCCAACCGCGTGAAGATCAACCTCGAGCGCAAGGGATTCCTCGGCGGCGTGGCCAAGAACAACCCCGGCAAGGTGCGGACCAAGAACGTCACGGTCCTCACCACCGACCCCGACGACCCCCGCGTCCGGCTCGTGGCCGCGCAGTTCGAGGGCAAGGTCGAGCGCGTCCCGGCCGACTTCGAGATGGAGGACGGCATCTCGATCCTCATCGGCCCGAAGTACGAGGGTCTGAAGAAGGACTCGAACACCAAGATCAAGGCGGGCCGCGACGTGTCCGTCTGCGTCCCGGCCATCACGCTGCCGTAG
- the upp gene encoding uracil phosphoribosyltransferase, whose translation MRVHVADHPLISHKLSVLRDARTDSPTFRRLTEELVTLLAYEATREVSVEPIEVTTPLVTTEGVRLTSPGPLVVPILRAGLGMLEGMQRLLPTAEVGFLGMIRNEETLQAETYTERLPDRLDGRQCYVLDPMLATGGTLAMAFDFLVQRGAKEIIAITLLSAPEGIERLERDTAHIDVPIQLFSAGLDERLDENGYIVPGLGDAGDRLYGIVD comes from the coding sequence ATGCGTGTCCATGTCGCCGACCACCCCCTCATCTCCCACAAGCTCTCGGTCCTGCGCGATGCGCGAACCGACTCCCCGACCTTCCGTCGCCTCACCGAGGAGCTCGTCACGCTGCTGGCGTACGAGGCCACGCGCGAGGTCAGCGTCGAGCCGATCGAGGTCACCACGCCGCTCGTCACGACCGAGGGTGTGCGCCTCACCAGCCCCGGTCCGCTGGTCGTGCCGATCCTGCGCGCCGGGCTGGGCATGCTCGAGGGCATGCAGCGGCTGCTGCCCACCGCCGAGGTCGGCTTCCTGGGCATGATCCGCAACGAGGAGACGCTGCAGGCCGAGACCTACACCGAGCGTCTGCCCGATCGCCTCGACGGCCGCCAGTGCTACGTCCTGGATCCCATGCTGGCCACCGGCGGCACCCTGGCGATGGCGTTCGACTTCCTCGTGCAGCGCGGCGCCAAGGAGATCATCGCGATCACCCTGCTGTCCGCTCCCGAGGGCATCGAGCGGCTCGAGCGGGATACGGCGCACATCGACGTGCCGATCCAGCTCTTCAGCGCCGGCCTGGACGAGCGCCTCGACGAGAACGGCTACATCGTGCCGGGGCTGGGCGACGCCGGGGATCGGCTGTACGGCATCGTCGACTGA
- a CDS encoding DUF6629 family protein: MCFSIEADVVAGVALLPVAALSLREVRHVREVPFAALPLLFALHQLTEALVWAGLDGHVSANVEQAAALVYVLFAFPVLPTLVPTAVLLLEPKGARLRVAPFVALGLVVSAQLMYFVLSGPLTVTERAHAVLYGVDLQHGMFWAVLYVVATVGPALLSGYPSIVAFGALNLVGLSLVALIYREAFASLWCVLAALLSVMVLLHMYRRRRLPDQHRLHGQPLEPVH, from the coding sequence ATGTGCTTCTCGATCGAGGCCGACGTGGTCGCGGGCGTGGCCCTTCTCCCCGTCGCAGCCCTGTCTCTTCGCGAGGTTCGGCACGTGCGGGAGGTGCCGTTCGCTGCGCTTCCGCTCCTGTTCGCCCTCCACCAGCTCACCGAGGCGCTCGTCTGGGCCGGGCTGGACGGTCACGTCTCGGCGAATGTCGAGCAGGCAGCGGCACTGGTCTACGTGCTCTTCGCCTTCCCGGTGCTGCCGACCCTGGTACCGACCGCCGTACTGCTCCTCGAGCCGAAGGGTGCACGCCTGCGGGTGGCACCGTTCGTCGCCCTCGGTCTGGTGGTCTCTGCCCAGCTGATGTACTTCGTGCTCAGCGGGCCGCTCACCGTCACGGAGCGTGCCCATGCCGTGCTGTACGGGGTCGATCTCCAGCACGGCATGTTCTGGGCCGTGCTCTACGTCGTTGCCACGGTCGGGCCGGCGTTGTTGTCGGGCTACCCGTCCATCGTGGCCTTCGGTGCGCTCAACCTGGTGGGGCTGTCACTGGTCGCCCTCATCTACCGCGAGGCCTTCGCCTCGCTCTGGTGCGTCCTCGCGGCTCTCCTGTCGGTGATGGTGCTGCTGCACATGTATCGCCGGCGGCGCCTGCCCGACCAGCACCGGCTCCACGGACAGCCGCTGGAGCCTGTCCACTGA
- a CDS encoding adenosine deaminase, protein MQDFVASLPKAELHVHHVGSAAPDTVARLAARHPDSPVPADPEALAEYFTFTDFAHFIEVYLSVVDLLRTPEDIWILTHEVGRDLAAQNVRYAELTMTPYTSIARGIAAEAYVEAIEDARRAVERDFGTALQWIFDIPGESGLPAADVTLDTALRLQPDALVGFGLGGPEIGVPRPQFAPHFAAARAAGLHSVPHAGESTGPQSIWDSIDGLGAERIGHGIAAAQDPALMKRLVADGIVLEVCPTSNVRTRSVASLEEHPLPTLVEAGVTVTINSDDPPMFGTTLNAEYEIAAELLGLDEAGLRALATAAVDASFAPDDLKSWLRAEIESVSS, encoded by the coding sequence ATGCAGGACTTCGTCGCGTCGCTGCCCAAGGCCGAGCTGCACGTCCACCACGTGGGCTCAGCCGCACCGGACACCGTGGCGCGGCTGGCGGCGCGGCACCCGGACTCGCCCGTGCCGGCCGATCCCGAGGCGCTGGCCGAGTACTTCACGTTCACGGACTTCGCGCACTTCATCGAGGTCTACCTCTCGGTCGTCGACCTGCTGCGCACGCCCGAGGACATCTGGATCCTCACCCACGAGGTCGGTCGTGACCTCGCGGCCCAGAACGTGCGGTACGCCGAGCTGACGATGACGCCGTACACGTCGATCGCGCGGGGGATCGCCGCCGAGGCCTACGTCGAGGCCATCGAGGACGCCCGGCGCGCCGTCGAGCGTGACTTCGGCACCGCCCTGCAGTGGATCTTCGACATCCCCGGCGAGTCCGGGCTGCCGGCGGCCGACGTCACCCTCGACACGGCGCTGCGCCTGCAGCCCGACGCCCTGGTGGGCTTCGGGCTGGGCGGACCCGAGATCGGCGTGCCCCGGCCGCAGTTCGCGCCGCACTTCGCGGCCGCCCGCGCTGCCGGGCTGCACAGCGTGCCGCACGCCGGCGAGTCGACCGGCCCGCAGTCGATCTGGGACAGCATCGACGGCCTCGGCGCCGAGCGCATCGGTCACGGCATCGCGGCCGCGCAGGACCCCGCGTTGATGAAGCGCCTCGTCGCCGACGGGATCGTGCTGGAGGTGTGCCCCACGTCGAACGTGCGCACGCGCTCGGTGGCCTCGCTGGAGGAGCACCCGCTGCCGACGCTCGTCGAGGCCGGGGTGACCGTCACGATCAACTCCGACGACCCGCCGATGTTCGGCACCACGCTCAACGCCGAGTACGAGATCGCCGCCGAGCTGCTCGGGCTCGATGAGGCAGGACTCCGGGCGCTGGCGACGGCCGCGGTCGACGCCAGCTTCGCTCCCGACGACCTGAAGTCCTGGCTGCGCGCCGAGATCGAGTCCGTCAGCAGCTGA